A section of the Anabaena cylindrica PCC 7122 genome encodes:
- a CDS encoding 4Fe-4S single cluster domain-containing protein: protein METKSTEPLLALQEIPAGYLNIMGYVDKSEVNGPGCRAVVWVQGCPRECDGCFNPDSWTFEINQLVAIDTLAADILKNPHNTGVTFSGGEPFWQASALANLARQLKAAGLNVMSFTGFTLKQLQSESAPPGSQELLSQLDILIDGPFVQSQAVNSPMSPVSSKNQRVHVFNPELQDQISWASDQIEVHILKDGDRIVTGYQGWLELT, encoded by the coding sequence ATGGAAACAAAGTCAACAGAACCATTATTAGCACTCCAGGAAATCCCCGCTGGCTATCTCAATATTATGGGTTATGTTGATAAATCAGAAGTTAACGGCCCTGGTTGTCGTGCTGTCGTTTGGGTGCAAGGTTGTCCTCGTGAGTGTGATGGCTGTTTTAATCCTGACTCGTGGACATTTGAAATTAACCAACTAGTTGCTATTGATACTCTCGCCGCAGATATTCTTAAAAATCCCCATAACACAGGTGTAACTTTCTCTGGTGGTGAACCATTTTGGCAAGCATCTGCATTAGCTAATTTAGCACGTCAGCTTAAAGCCGCTGGATTAAATGTGATGTCCTTTACTGGGTTTACTCTCAAGCAACTTCAATCTGAATCTGCACCTCCTGGTTCACAAGAATTATTATCACAATTAGATATCTTAATTGACGGGCCTTTTGTCCAGTCTCAAGCAGTTAATTCTCCTATGTCCCCCGTTTCTTCTAAAAACCAACGGGTTCATGTGTTTAACCCAGAATTACAAGACCAAATTAGCTGGGCCAGTGACCAAATAGAAGTGCATATTCTCAAAGATGGCGATCGCATTGTCACCGGTTATCAAGGTTGGTTAGAACTAACTTAG
- a CDS encoding dihydroorotase, with protein sequence MATELLQQVRVIDPVSETDQVSDVLIVDGDIQAISLQISDVSSDTSIRDCRGLVLGTGLVDLYSHSGEPGFEERETLVSFLAAAAAGGFTRVAVLPDTSPVIDNPALVAQLQKPIKLEQNLDFPSPLLPCSPAPLLQIWGAMTLDLAGKQLAEFADLATAGVVGFTDAKPWENLGIVQRMLEYLQPFGKPVAFCPCDRSLSLNGMMREGAEALRVGLPPVPASAETSAIASLLELVAAIGTPVHIMRVSTARSVELIATAKFQGLPVTASTTWMHLLLDTRDVKSYHTSLHLEPPLGNPSDVTALRNGLRGGVIDAIAIDHAPYTYEEKVQAFAESPPGAIGLELALPLLWQNLVATEEFTPLELWRVLSNQPAACLQQKINPIKPGEKAELTLFDPLQSWKINRANLHTLSNNTPWFGQEIQGRVLQTWC encoded by the coding sequence ATGGCAACTGAACTTCTGCAACAAGTAAGGGTAATCGATCCGGTTTCGGAAACTGATCAAGTAAGTGATGTTTTGATTGTTGATGGTGATATCCAAGCTATATCACTGCAAATTTCTGATGTTAGTTCTGATACTTCTATTAGAGATTGTCGTGGCTTAGTTCTTGGTACTGGATTGGTGGATTTATATAGCCATTCTGGTGAACCAGGGTTTGAAGAACGGGAGACTCTGGTTTCGTTTTTGGCTGCTGCTGCGGCTGGTGGTTTTACTAGAGTGGCTGTTTTACCAGATACATCTCCGGTTATTGATAATCCTGCTCTAGTTGCACAGTTGCAGAAGCCGATCAAGCTAGAGCAGAATTTAGATTTTCCCTCTCCTCTGCTCCCCTGCTCCCCTGCTCCCCTGCTGCAAATTTGGGGGGCGATGACTCTCGATTTAGCTGGTAAGCAGTTGGCAGAATTTGCTGATTTAGCTACTGCTGGGGTTGTGGGTTTTACTGATGCTAAACCTTGGGAAAATTTGGGAATAGTGCAGCGGATGTTGGAATATCTGCAACCTTTTGGTAAACCTGTGGCGTTTTGTCCATGCGATCGCTCTTTATCATTAAATGGCATGATGCGAGAGGGTGCAGAGGCTTTGCGTGTGGGTTTACCTCCTGTTCCAGCCAGTGCCGAAACTAGTGCGATCGCATCTTTGTTGGAATTAGTCGCCGCTATTGGCACACCTGTACATATTATGAGGGTTTCTACAGCCCGGAGTGTGGAATTAATCGCCACTGCTAAATTTCAAGGTTTACCAGTTACAGCCAGCACGACTTGGATGCACTTGTTACTTGATACGAGAGATGTTAAGAGTTATCACACATCCTTGCATTTAGAGCCGCCGTTAGGGAATCCCAGTGATGTAACTGCCTTGCGTAATGGTTTGCGTGGGGGAGTAATAGATGCGATCGCTATTGATCATGCACCATACACCTATGAAGAAAAAGTCCAAGCATTTGCAGAATCACCTCCAGGCGCAATAGGTTTAGAATTAGCATTACCTCTACTGTGGCAAAATCTGGTGGCAACAGAGGAATTTACCCCTTTGGAATTATGGCGAGTTTTGAGTAATCAACCAGCAGCTTGTTTGCAGCAAAAAATTAACCCGATTAAACCCGGTGAAAAAGCCGAATTAACATTATTTGATCCTCTACAATCCTGGAAAATAAATAGAGCAAATCTGCATACACTCTCTAATAACACACCTTGGTTTGGACAAGAAATTCAAGGGCGCGTTTTACAAACTTGGTGCTAA
- a CDS encoding histidine phosphatase family protein — protein MTRVIIVRHGQSTYNIERRIQGRTDASTLTDQGRIDAGKTGEALSNIAFTAIYSSPLNRAKTTAEIIHGHLREKSAVIQISENLVEVDLPLWAGMLSSDVKDKFADDYSIWKKRPHELRMIVNDGQGTRELFPVLALYEQAKQFWQEILSRHQGETILIVGHNGINRALISTALGIPPSGYHGLQQSNCGISVLNFAGGLGESVQLESMNQTQHLGEALPTLRPSHQGFRLLLVRHGETEWNRQGKFQGQIDVPLNDNGRNQAGKAGEFLKDVAIDFAFSSTMARPKETAEIILNQHPHIKLELLDGLREISHGTWEGKFEAEIEQEFPGELERWRNVPAEVQMPAGENLQQVRERSVVAWQSILQAAEVNQFQIGLVVAHDATNKTLLCHILGLSSENFWNFRQGNGAVSVIDYPSGANGLPILQAMNITSHLSGGVLDKTAAGAL, from the coding sequence ATGACTCGTGTCATCATTGTGCGTCATGGTCAAAGTACATATAACATTGAGAGACGTATTCAAGGACGCACTGATGCGTCAACTTTAACGGATCAAGGTCGGATTGATGCTGGTAAAACTGGTGAAGCCCTGAGTAATATAGCATTTACAGCAATATACAGCAGTCCCCTTAACCGAGCGAAGACAACAGCGGAAATTATTCACGGTCATTTGCGTGAAAAGTCTGCTGTAATTCAGATTTCTGAAAATCTGGTAGAAGTGGATTTACCTTTGTGGGCAGGAATGCTGAGTAGTGATGTTAAAGATAAGTTTGCTGATGACTATAGCATCTGGAAAAAACGCCCCCACGAATTGCGGATGATTGTTAATGATGGACAGGGGACACGAGAACTTTTTCCGGTTCTGGCTTTATATGAACAAGCAAAGCAGTTTTGGCAAGAAATTTTATCCCGTCATCAAGGGGAAACTATTCTCATTGTTGGACATAATGGTATTAACCGCGCTCTGATTAGTACGGCTTTGGGTATTCCTCCCAGTGGTTATCACGGACTACAACAATCTAATTGCGGGATTAGCGTTTTAAATTTTGCCGGTGGTTTGGGTGAATCGGTGCAATTAGAATCAATGAATCAGACGCAACATTTGGGTGAGGCTTTACCCACTTTGAGGCCGAGTCATCAAGGATTTCGATTGTTATTAGTACGTCATGGTGAAACAGAATGGAATCGTCAAGGCAAGTTTCAAGGTCAAATTGATGTTCCTCTCAATGATAATGGTAGAAACCAGGCGGGAAAAGCTGGGGAATTTCTCAAAGATGTAGCAATTGATTTTGCTTTTAGCAGCACCATGGCGCGTCCAAAAGAGACAGCAGAAATTATTCTCAACCAGCATCCTCATATCAAGTTGGAATTACTGGATGGTTTGAGGGAAATTAGTCATGGAACTTGGGAAGGCAAGTTTGAGGCAGAAATAGAACAGGAGTTTCCTGGAGAGTTGGAACGCTGGCGCAATGTACCGGCTGAAGTGCAAATGCCGGCAGGAGAAAATTTACAACAGGTACGGGAACGTAGTGTAGTGGCTTGGCAGTCAATATTACAAGCTGCTGAGGTAAACCAATTCCAAATCGGTTTAGTGGTGGCTCATGATGCGACTAATAAAACCTTGCTCTGTCATATCCTGGGTTTATCATCAGAAAATTTCTGGAATTTCCGTCAAGGAAATGGCGCAGTTAGTGTGATTGATTATCCTTCAGGTGCAAATGGTTTACCAATATTGCAAGCAATGAATATCACTAGTCATTTAAGTGGTGGTGTGTTAGATAAAACGGCAGCGGGGGCATTGTAG
- a CDS encoding HAMP domain-containing histidine kinase, whose amino-acid sequence MGNSIHYREDVDEDIDGIMNYLDYMWLGRGWVTVSQAIKDEVISTVLEIYSNAFEHGLSDIGVFTCGQHYPTLNSLNLTVIDFGVGIPANVRQFLGKTSILAEGALRWAFQPGTTTRHGRVPGGAGLDLLKNFVKAKQGKIEIYSRDGYALIDSSQELYQSAPTFFEGTLINITIKCDANYY is encoded by the coding sequence ATGGGTAATTCTATACACTACAGAGAAGATGTTGATGAAGATATTGATGGTATTATGAATTACCTGGATTATATGTGGCTTGGTCGTGGCTGGGTAACAGTTAGTCAAGCCATCAAAGATGAAGTTATATCTACCGTTTTAGAAATCTATAGTAATGCTTTTGAACACGGGCTATCCGATATTGGCGTATTTACTTGTGGACAACATTATCCTACTCTGAATTCTCTAAATCTCACCGTGATTGATTTTGGTGTTGGCATTCCTGCAAACGTGCGCCAATTTCTCGGAAAAACTAGCATCTTGGCTGAAGGAGCTTTACGTTGGGCATTTCAACCTGGCACAACAACACGACATGGTAGAGTTCCTGGAGGCGCAGGTCTTGATTTATTGAAGAATTTTGTAAAGGCTAAACAGGGTAAGATAGAAATCTATAGCCGCGATGGTTATGCTTTAATTGACTCCAGCCAGGAACTCTATCAAAGCGCACCCACTTTTTTTGAAGGAACCTTGATCAACATCACAATTAAATGTGATGCGAACTACTACTAA
- a CDS encoding STAS-like domain-containing protein, with translation MKYKVYEIIGENCMSQRSGQQLYNLIHPQLQAGDSVELDFTGVRKFLSVFFNLAIGQLLRDMKVEEFEKLLIVNGLNSFGQQTYDNVIDHAKQYYSNDSYRQAVDEMILEYSLS, from the coding sequence ATGAAATATAAAGTCTATGAAATTATCGGTGAAAACTGCATGAGCCAGCGGTCTGGACAGCAGTTATATAATTTAATTCATCCCCAACTCCAAGCAGGTGACTCAGTAGAGTTAGACTTTACTGGTGTAAGGAAGTTTTTGTCTGTGTTTTTCAACCTTGCTATTGGTCAACTGCTACGTGACATGAAAGTTGAAGAGTTTGAAAAATTGCTGATTGTTAATGGTCTCAATTCTTTTGGTCAGCAGACCTATGATAATGTAATTGATCATGCGAAGCAATATTACTCAAATGATAGCTATCGCCAAGCGGTAGATGAAATGATTCTGGAATACTCTCTATCGTAA
- a CDS encoding PIN domain-containing protein, whose translation MAVNYIVKADVIDITVDSPQKGDIFLVDTNVWYWLTYPPASSPAIPTDQLNYRLNYSNYVTDTDAVGGTLCCSSLSLAELSHIIEREEQKLSTYRSINKKEYRHNYPSERSRVVSQVQKAWNQVQNTYAVLMNLTLNQATLNAALTQFSNQCLDGYDLFILESMRQESIDKIITDDGDFVTVPGIQVFTANPRAIAAANNQGKLITR comes from the coding sequence ATGGCAGTTAACTACATTGTAAAAGCAGATGTCATTGACATCACGGTCGATTCCCCCCAAAAAGGGGATATTTTTTTAGTGGATACCAATGTTTGGTATTGGTTGACATATCCTCCGGCCAGTTCACCTGCAATTCCAACAGATCAGTTAAACTATCGGCTAAATTATTCAAACTACGTTACAGATACTGATGCTGTCGGTGGTACTCTGTGCTGTTCTAGCTTATCTCTGGCTGAGTTATCTCATATTATTGAAAGGGAAGAGCAGAAACTGTCAACCTATCGGTCTATAAACAAGAAGGAATACCGTCATAATTACCCTTCCGAAAGGTCTAGAGTAGTTTCTCAAGTACAAAAGGCTTGGAATCAGGTACAAAATACCTATGCAGTTCTAATGAACTTAACATTAAACCAAGCAACTTTAAATGCTGCTCTCACCCAGTTTAGTAATCAGTGTTTAGATGGCTATGACCTGTTTATCCTGGAATCTATGCGTCAGGAATCAATTGATAAAATTATCACCGATGATGGTGATTTTGTTACAGTACCAGGTATTCAGGTCTTTACTGCTAATCCTAGAGCGATCGCAGCAGCTAATAATCAGGGTAAGCTAATAACAAGATGA
- a CDS encoding LemA family protein, translated as MKVIIIMISISLVLGVLLTKLYNGLVYKKNQVDNAFSTIDVLLQKRWDLIPNLVAVAQNYKEFEQTTLTEIARLRNQVISERVNQSTRIQLEDQISKALGNILVTVEAYPELKSNENFLQLQYSITEIEEQISAARRFYNSAVTEYNNGVEMFPSNILASGMHYQRKVQFQATSQERQNVNVRNLFNQ; from the coding sequence ATGAAAGTTATCATCATCATGATTAGCATTTCGCTAGTACTAGGTGTACTACTTACTAAGCTATACAACGGCTTAGTTTATAAGAAAAATCAAGTCGATAATGCTTTTTCAACTATAGATGTACTACTGCAAAAAAGATGGGATTTAATTCCCAACCTGGTAGCAGTAGCACAAAATTATAAGGAATTTGAGCAGACAACATTAACAGAGATTGCCAGACTGAGAAATCAAGTAATTTCTGAGCGAGTTAATCAAAGCACGAGAATTCAATTAGAAGACCAAATTTCTAAAGCTTTGGGTAACATTTTAGTAACTGTAGAAGCTTATCCAGAGTTAAAAAGTAACGAGAATTTTCTTCAACTCCAATACTCAATCACCGAAATCGAAGAACAAATTTCTGCCGCTAGACGTTTTTATAACTCTGCTGTCACAGAATACAATAATGGAGTGGAAATGTTTCCTTCTAATATTTTAGCTTCTGGGATGCACTATCAGCGAAAAGTGCAGTTTCAGGCTACATCCCAAGAAAGACAAAATGTAAATGTTAGAAACCTATTTAATCAATAG
- a CDS encoding DUF3137 domain-containing protein, with amino-acid sequence MSTNELKILQTGLNSLKQGLYPEAINSLQHFCQICEVSGNTNSKEYLQAQVGLVQAFHHTKNSEAARTIAQKLLTIQNPQIIAWARKFLESLPVETSSKTSTETNSRTVESTLLATTKKPTLTPEKAEELLNNGNKALKFQHYAEAVQALEEFCQCADDQVKHYNQAQMWLVKAYKGNEQLEEAIALCKQLTTSQQASTNLWATKFLVNLVPESEIPQESTTQATNSVQSQSSSTSRQGSVVEIKMKTLEEFKSFCQQNLLTDLQDLESVRKQVLISIVVVGVIVAVIFLADIKFLLLHIIMDMIIIYKIIPLELIFLFLFIFLGCLWGWIAFYTSCTETYASGFKSKIIQKIFDFINYNQSLSYYEQPSAEDDRYVMSGFAHSQMFQTLLKANKITQNDCIFGKVGEIPIYFSEISAQFEIQHTWSRYFDFAYHMKVLALSNIPKFIRRMIFGLMLPFYIIILIFQTLKGTPYVFSKMIRGKKIDYQSFKEEVLNNEVTRKLIFKGLFFQANFPKTLKSKTIVVPNLVNININALPQTTRQLVKLEDPNFNQYFTVYANDQVEARYVLSTTLMEKLVKFRQKAHRNIYVSFIDNMIYIGIEYAGDIFEPRLFTTMLNFTPMREYFQNIQLMLGIVEDLNLNRRIWQQN; translated from the coding sequence ATGTCTACGAATGAGTTGAAAATCTTACAAACTGGGTTAAATTCTTTAAAGCAAGGACTCTACCCAGAAGCGATAAATTCACTACAACATTTCTGCCAAATCTGCGAAGTCAGTGGGAATACAAATTCTAAGGAATATCTACAAGCGCAGGTGGGTTTAGTCCAAGCTTTTCATCATACAAAAAATTCAGAAGCAGCCCGTACTATAGCTCAAAAACTCCTGACAATTCAAAATCCCCAAATAATAGCTTGGGCAAGGAAATTTTTAGAATCTTTGCCTGTGGAAACTTCTAGCAAAACCTCAACAGAAACTAACTCTCGCACTGTTGAATCAACATTATTAGCAACAACTAAAAAACCAACTTTAACGCCAGAGAAAGCAGAGGAATTATTAAACAATGGGAATAAAGCACTAAAATTTCAGCATTATGCTGAAGCAGTTCAAGCTTTAGAAGAATTTTGTCAATGTGCTGATGATCAAGTAAAACACTATAATCAGGCGCAGATGTGGTTAGTAAAAGCCTACAAAGGGAATGAACAACTAGAAGAAGCGATCGCACTGTGCAAACAGCTTACCACAAGTCAGCAAGCATCAACCAATCTTTGGGCAACAAAATTTCTGGTTAATTTAGTACCAGAAAGCGAAATTCCACAAGAATCAACTACTCAAGCAACTAACTCAGTACAATCTCAATCTAGCTCAACATCTAGACAAGGGTCTGTTGTTGAGATAAAAATGAAAACCTTAGAAGAATTCAAAAGTTTTTGTCAACAGAACTTATTAACCGATTTACAAGATTTAGAGTCAGTTAGAAAACAAGTATTAATATCTATAGTGGTTGTTGGTGTCATTGTAGCAGTAATATTTTTGGCTGATATTAAGTTTCTGCTGCTACATATTATCATGGACATGATAATTATATATAAAATAATTCCTCTAGAATTAATATTTTTGTTTCTTTTCATATTTTTGGGATGTTTATGGGGTTGGATTGCCTTTTATACATCATGTACAGAAACATATGCGAGTGGTTTTAAATCTAAGATTATTCAAAAGATTTTTGATTTTATTAATTATAATCAGTCCCTTAGCTATTATGAGCAACCTTCAGCAGAGGATGATAGATATGTAATGTCTGGTTTTGCCCATAGCCAAATGTTTCAAACTCTATTAAAAGCTAATAAAATTACTCAAAATGATTGTATTTTTGGGAAAGTTGGAGAAATACCAATCTATTTTTCGGAAATTTCTGCCCAATTTGAAATCCAACACACTTGGTCCAGATATTTTGATTTTGCATATCATATGAAAGTACTTGCATTATCTAACATCCCTAAATTTATCAGGAGAATGATATTTGGTCTTATGTTGCCTTTCTATATAATTATTTTAATATTTCAAACTCTGAAAGGCACTCCTTATGTATTCAGCAAAATGATCAGAGGAAAAAAAATAGATTATCAAAGTTTTAAAGAAGAAGTATTAAATAACGAAGTAACTAGAAAATTAATTTTTAAAGGTTTATTTTTTCAAGCTAATTTTCCTAAAACTCTAAAATCTAAGACAATAGTTGTACCTAATCTTGTCAACATCAATATCAACGCTTTACCCCAAACTACTAGACAATTAGTTAAACTAGAAGATCCTAACTTTAATCAGTATTTTACTGTCTATGCTAATGACCAAGTTGAAGCTAGATACGTCTTGTCTACCACCTTAATGGAAAAGTTAGTTAAATTTCGACAAAAAGCCCATAGAAATATTTATGTTTCTTTTATAGACAACATGATATATATTGGCATTGAGTATGCAGGAGATATCTTTGAGCCTCGGCTATTCACAACAATGTTAAACTTTACACCCATGCGTGAATATTTTCAAAATATCCAATTAATGTTGGGAATTGTTGAAGACTTAAATCTCAATAGACGCATCTGGCAGCAAAATTAA
- a CDS encoding deaminase domain-containing protein, producing MYLYTERKPCESCQRVINQFEQRFPEVTINISWTYPYPPSSN from the coding sequence CTGTATCTTTACACAGAAAGAAAACCTTGTGAGAGTTGTCAACGTGTTATAAATCAGTTTGAGCAAAGATTTCCTGAAGTAACAATAAATATTTCCTGGACGTATCCTTATCCTCCAAGTAGCAATTAA
- a CDS encoding Uma2 family endonuclease encodes MTAITVNLNPIIQLTDNQFYQLCRENPEVKFERNADGKLLIISLTGGITGNQNAEISTDFAIWNRQTKLGVCFDSSTCFKLPNGANRSPDVAWIKKERWDTLTTEEQEKFSPIAPDFVLELMSPSDSLQETRAKMQEYINNGVKLGWLINRKMRQVEIYRLDKPVEILEFPQELSGEDILPGFILNMEIVWG; translated from the coding sequence ATGACAGCTATTACCGTCAACTTAAACCCCATTATCCAACTTACCGACAACCAATTTTATCAACTCTGTCGGGAAAATCCTGAAGTAAAATTTGAACGCAATGCAGACGGAAAATTATTGATAATATCACTAACGGGAGGAATAACAGGAAATCAAAATGCTGAAATTTCAACAGATTTTGCTATTTGGAATCGTCAAACTAAACTAGGAGTTTGTTTTGATTCTTCTACCTGTTTTAAACTTCCCAATGGTGCAAATCGTTCTCCTGATGTCGCTTGGATAAAAAAGGAGAGATGGGATACACTGACAACAGAAGAACAAGAAAAGTTTTCACCAATTGCCCCAGATTTTGTTTTAGAATTAATGTCACCTAGTGATAGTTTGCAAGAAACGCGAGCAAAAATGCAGGAATATATTAATAATGGAGTTAAATTAGGTTGGTTAATTAATCGGAAAATGCGTCAAGTAGAAATCTATCGTCTTGATAAACCAGTGGAAATATTAGAATTTCCTCAAGAATTATCAGGTGAAGATATTTTACCAGGGTTTATTTTAAATATGGAAATTGTTTGGGGATAA
- a CDS encoding DUF790 family protein, with the protein MLPTELLIHRQNGEEIIPKRLKLDDKHLKLTTDLINFFQEAVGKTQGVLEGQLSDFEGDTTDYRMKRGLAYILKSSFCTFEVVSPLEPPMLRERVFALAAKSVPSREATEVTLTQVADELSQELQQEVLPIQVRHGLYADLSENKILTAFDAPKPENVLHRYNLSQVQGVFYKASQLILNAHRNVPGEYKLLFRYLKLFQLMAYIEGDADHGFTISIDGPTSLFTPSTRYGLSIAKMIPALLHVTKWSLAATLQTRDFYTNEWKTGRFTLNSECGLVSHYPPGKPYDSMLEQSFADKWDGLKSGWILEREVDLIPIPGSVMIPDFRLVHPDGRSFLLEIVGYWRPEYLQKKFSQVRRANCDNLILAISERLNLEKAGIKLNDVPARIVWFKEKLLPKAVLAVM; encoded by the coding sequence ATGTTACCAACGGAGTTACTGATTCATCGTCAAAACGGGGAGGAAATTATCCCGAAGAGACTGAAACTTGATGATAAACATTTAAAATTAACTACTGATTTAATTAATTTTTTTCAGGAAGCTGTGGGGAAAACTCAAGGTGTTCTTGAAGGTCAATTATCAGATTTTGAAGGTGATACTACAGATTATAGAATGAAGCGGGGTTTGGCTTATATTCTCAAAAGTAGTTTCTGTACTTTTGAAGTTGTTAGTCCTCTGGAACCACCAATGTTAAGGGAACGGGTTTTTGCTTTAGCTGCAAAATCTGTTCCTAGTCGGGAAGCAACGGAAGTAACTTTAACCCAGGTTGCTGATGAGTTAAGTCAGGAATTACAGCAGGAAGTTCTCCCCATTCAAGTGCGTCATGGACTTTATGCTGATTTATCTGAAAATAAAATTTTAACTGCTTTTGATGCCCCAAAACCAGAGAATGTATTACATAGATATAATTTGTCTCAGGTGCAAGGTGTATTTTATAAAGCCAGTCAATTGATATTAAATGCTCACCGTAATGTCCCAGGAGAATATAAGCTGTTATTTCGTTATTTGAAGTTGTTTCAATTAATGGCTTATATTGAAGGTGATGCTGACCACGGTTTTACAATTAGCATTGATGGACCGACAAGTTTATTTACTCCTAGTACTCGTTATGGCTTATCAATAGCAAAAATGATTCCCGCTTTACTTCACGTCACAAAATGGAGTTTAGCCGCAACTTTACAAACACGAGACTTTTATACAAATGAGTGGAAAACAGGAAGATTTACCCTCAATTCAGAATGTGGTTTAGTCTCTCACTATCCACCTGGTAAACCTTATGATAGTATGTTAGAACAATCATTTGCTGATAAATGGGATGGGTTAAAAAGTGGCTGGATATTAGAACGAGAAGTTGATTTAATTCCCATTCCTGGCAGTGTGATGATTCCCGACTTTCGTTTAGTACATCCTGATGGCCGTAGTTTTTTATTAGAAATTGTTGGTTATTGGCGACCAGAATATTTACAAAAAAAGTTTTCTCAGGTTAGACGTGCAAATTGTGATAATTTGATTCTAGCAATTTCCGAAAGATTAAATTTAGAAAAAGCCGGTATAAAATTAAATGACGTACCTGCAAGAATAGTTTGGTTTAAAGAAAAGTTATTACCAAAAGCAGTTTTAGCTGTAATGTAA